The nucleotide window GATtgaattatctttttttttttttttagaattaaaaCTTTTGGACATGACTTTTACTTCCTGAACAGAATCTAAAACATCACCCAGTGTTCACTGCTCTGCTAAGTGTATGGAAGTTAGACTTACATTGCATAAACTCTGGTCTGGTCCTTGGCTCTAAGGAGATAAGCAGCTGAACTGCTGTAActatgaaaaaagaaatcaaagccgaaaacattttcagatttttacttTGCTGCAAAAAAGTTCAAAGACTCATGTCTTAGTCAAAGAGCTTCTCTTACCATGTGGatgaattttatttacttcACTGTTGCAGAACTCCACAAATCGTTGTTTCAGGTCAGTCAGAGGCTTATTTAATCTCTCAAATGTGAGATTCTTATTGATGGTAATGTTTTTGGAGTCTTTATAAAAAGAAGGATCACAAAGAGACTGGAAGCACTGCAGaaagaaatggaaagaaaaactaATTGTGTACAAGATGAAAAAATGGTCACAGttagtgtgtgaggaacagctgtgtgtgtagatcagacAGTGAGTGTTACCTGGAGAAACTggatgtgattgtgtgtgtgtgaaagctgcttCAGCTCAGTGAGTCTCTTCTGaagatcagcaatctcctgctccagttgctccaggagtcgttcagctcgacttagttcagtcttctcctgagctctgatcagctTCGTCACCTCCGAGCGCTTTTTCTCCATGGAGCTAATCAGTTCAGTAAATATCCTCTCACTGTCCTCCACTGCTGTCTGTGCTTTTAACTGTTaggacacggacacacacacacacacacacacacacacacaggatttaaagctcatctatcattcccttactgcgactctaaatgtctccatgttgtccatgttgtctgtgtttctaggagcagctctgtctctgctcactgctcacctttatagtgttcacagcctgtttcagctcctgcaccttcttctgcTTTTCCTGGATTCTCTGCTGGGATTTCTTTTGCATGTCTGGTACACTATACTGTCAGTGAACAAAAATATGTGAATTCATAAACTATGAGGTGTTCGATGGAGTATTTATAAGAACTAAGCTAAACTGTTATAGGGTTTCAGctgattcattttattaatttttatttgattaaactgATTTACAATTTATAGCATACACTTTATCTTCTATCGGTCCACCGTCTAAGCACAacttagtgtatcttaccaattCTGTTAATCCTGTGGCCAACAATGATAATACAAAGTCTAATCTTTTaaatttatgagcaaggtaatgtaagatctgggcaaattttttaactttaaaatacacGACAAAGACAACGGTTTTTCATAAAGGAACAAGAATTTATTGAACTACTCTATGGTACATAAAACTATGCTacttaggacacacacacacacacacacatacagtttagAGGGTGAAACTTGATTGAGTCCTGAGGAAGCCCCAAATTTCTGGTTAATAGATCtgagaaagtcacaagagcagagccctgggtttatttttactgcttaGATCACTCACCAATTTTCAGCAAGGTATGAAGCTTTGTTTACTTGCATTACATGAGAGTTCTTCTCGGTGGTTCGCCTCCAGCCGAAGGGAATCACGAGGCTGCTGAATCACGGGGTGGATGAGCTGTTGTTGGGGTAACATCTTTTAAGGAAGCCCTCTGTGACGTGTTGATTGCTTGGTTAATAATGGCGACACTCTGTAAGTTCTCCGGAAGGTTTCTTTGTCGCAatactttggagttctggcacaaaGTTTCATTGAGGGTCGAGAAGAGTGGATGAGTCGATTGCTTGGTGGTGCAGCATGTGAGCGCAGGTCAAAGCGCAAGGGCACAAGAGTGATGGCGAAAGAGTGACGAACCTGTTTGGACCTTGGGGTTTTGACCATCCCACGGGTGATTGTTCTGATCAGATGTTTtttgcagggcttagccacgcGCTAAAGGGTTAATTTtttgtgcatacagtacattagccTAATGTTTGGTCTGTCAGGTGCGGAACATCCTGCTGAGGTTTTTAATACTTTGAAAGGATATTTTTTAAcgtatttttaagtattttttaagcatttttattaagTATATTCGCATAAGCCCTGTTTATGCtactaattttttatttacaccaaTGTTCTCTGAATAAAACAAGCTTTTATTCAATATCAAACATCCCATATCTTGCATACTCATTAATACTTTTATCTACAGAATGGGGTTGTAAACATTGATTTCCTAGGTTAtaacaaacacataaaacaaaaacataaagcatgctatataagcatatatatatttgccctactggcacactgtAAATGATTGTCTTTGAAATTGTCCATGATGGTATGTCTCTTTATTCTTAAGCAAAGGAGAGAAAAGGCGGGAGAACGCCCATGTTCTGGGGTCCGCGTGAGTTTCAGTGGAgtaaagctgtaaaactgtctctcCTTTGTTGATTGTCTGTCCAGTTTACACTGTTGAGGGTTGAGGTTAACACTAGCCATCCAGACGCAGCAAACTTCGTTTCCATGATTGGGTTAAACTTCCTACTGATTTGTGTCACAGTTGCCTGTGTCACAGGATGGCGCCACTTGGGCTAGGAGAGAACTTGTGGAAGGTGACAGATTGATAGCTCACTTTGGGGTAGCCTGTTCATTCCTTCACTGTAAAAACAACGCTTTGGGCATTGTATGGGAATCAATCCACGTGGCAGGCGATACACCTATCCCTGAGATTCAGTCACATGATTTTATGAGCCGCGTCTCCCCTTGATGGGGTATGGATAGGCCAAattgtttttatagaaaaacaatcatttGAACTAATTACATCAATGGGCTGCAACGGGagacaacttacattttttgcGTAGATGAAAGGTTGGGCTAAGTTAGTGGTCCTCAAACATTTCTGTccttccccacttaagggggtgggcgaattttcaagccacacttgtcaacaaaatgataacgaaatctgccaagtttactatttattgaaatatcaatttctaaaccaataagatcaaataacaccaagttcaaaacataaaatacacgtgcaattgttataacaggctaacTTCGTCACTTATATAGAACTTTCTTTCAAAGAactcgagtggcttattaacgtgactggggtttgttgtctctaagtgtcttcctactttgttgggtctcgtgctgtctgctgccagtggtttaagacacaaaacacacacggtctctcctctgcccccaccatccccaccatgaatccaagcgcaagaTAGGCTTTATCATGTTgtctttttggttgattaggctgatggtGCTGAATCActtgcttttttgtggtccatgaaACAAATGTACCCATTACGCTCACTACAtgcagtacgctactgacccggtttgtgtccgcggtaaagttagtttgatattctcatctccgaattcaatagctgcgtaaataaacccgcaaataagatacccacatttatttcctctctacattgtctttaagctacatccgccttaaattatacatgtttaaaagcataaacaccattattctctatgGGGCAACGAATAATTGAGGGAtaatcgcaaaatgccgcacaccaacaaaaaagcgtagaacgagattgatcttcccttctgttcagcgcctgaaggatcaaaaagcaactttgttgccacactggaaactagaaatgccacactagtactgcctgataaaatataaatttttaacaaaaatacagaaacatcagcatacacattgaaataaatgaaattacatatataataccgaatgtttccttatatattgttcctctgcaattaacatgccgctgttaaaccgttattgttgcactatggttccactttttctctgatgttattttaatttacttgtatttatgatccatttctttgcgtgtgattgtttagtttcgagtatccaatctttattgtcaataaagaaaagcatgaattaaaataggtactttcctattat belongs to Clarias gariepinus isolate MV-2021 ecotype Netherlands chromosome 2, CGAR_prim_01v2, whole genome shotgun sequence and includes:
- the LOC128509202 gene encoding E3 ubiquitin-protein ligase TRIM47-like encodes the protein MAEAKISVDQDQFLCPVCLDLLKDPVTIPCGHSFCKVCINGCWDQEYQNGVYSCPQCRDTFTPRPVLRRNNMLAEVVEKLKKNPEAQATTWYAGPGDVECDFCTGRKRKAVKSCLMCLASSCETHLKPHYEVPALKKHKLVEAITQLKENICSRHDRLMDIYCHTDKSCICYMCTVDGHKGHNTISAAEERSKNQYSVPDMQKKSQQRIQEKQKKVQELKQAVNTIKLKAQTAVEDSERIFTELISSMEKKRSEVTKLIRAQEKTELSRAERLLEQLEQEIADLQKRLTELKQLSHTHNHIQFLQCFQSLCDPSFYKDSKNITINKNLTFERLNKPLTDLKQRFVEFCNSEVNKIHPHVTAVQLLISLEPRTRPEFMQCKSNFHTLSRAVNTG